From a region of the bacterium genome:
- a CDS encoding tetratricopeptide repeat protein, whose amino-acid sequence EDAKAGNTAAAIAAYEEACKASPDYLQAHINVGAIYYEQSKLDLAANHLEAAVKIDSTSADAWKNLGLVYAQAGKFDQAAAAFTRLGAIDAKSAAAGWATLGAAKKKKGDTAGAKAAYEMAIKADPSDSKSLYNLGNIQKDANQFEEAIATYKKAIAANPKYIEAYYNLAICSHQLDMESCVPDYEAFLKVAQGSSKWKSKVTEVQGIVKQIKDYLAAKGE is encoded by the coding sequence CGAAGACGCCAAGGCGGGCAACACCGCCGCGGCCATCGCCGCCTATGAAGAGGCCTGCAAGGCCTCCCCCGACTATCTGCAGGCGCATATCAACGTCGGGGCAATATACTACGAACAAAGCAAGCTCGATCTGGCGGCCAACCATCTCGAGGCGGCGGTGAAGATCGATTCGACCTCCGCCGACGCGTGGAAGAACCTCGGTCTGGTCTACGCGCAGGCCGGCAAGTTTGATCAGGCCGCGGCCGCCTTTACGCGGCTGGGCGCAATCGACGCCAAGTCGGCCGCCGCCGGCTGGGCCACCCTGGGCGCCGCCAAGAAAAAGAAAGGCGACACCGCCGGCGCCAAGGCGGCCTACGAAATGGCGATCAAGGCCGACCCGTCCGACTCCAAGTCGCTTTACAACCTCGGCAACATTCAGAAGGACGCCAACCAGTTCGAGGAAGCCATCGCCACATACAAAAAGGCGATCGCCGCCAACCCGAAATACATCGAGGCCTACTACAACCTCGCCATCTGCTCGCATCAACTCGACATGGAAAGCTGCGTCCCGGACTACGAGGCCTTCCTCAAGGTCGCGCAGGGCAGCTCCAAGTGGAAAAGCAAGGTGACCGAGGTGCAGGGGATCGTCAAACAGATCAAGGATTACCTCGCCGCCAAGGGCGAGTAA
- a CDS encoding cation diffusion facilitator family transporter, whose amino-acid sequence MAPHRISHRVSAAGEVCLRVGFAANLVLVIGKLLAGVMGQSQALIADGFNSMLDLVAGTIALIGYRVAAKPPDRDHHYGHGNAETVAALIVGLLIVATGSIIVRDAVVTIWEGTARRPALWTVYVAVAVILLKLGLFLYSHRVAARERSLVVRATATDHLSDVIATFGVLVGVAGSQLGYPVLDPVAAFWVAAVILYHAFKIIRENTFVLLGGAPPQETIDDIVATLRSVPGVLGLHRTKVRTAGRGVIVDTEILVDGGLSIDVAHDIANTASDTVMAAYPGVFDVVVHIEPYTPERDAEGADPLTPRHRMPRPEAR is encoded by the coding sequence ATGGCGCCGCATCGCATCTCTCATCGTGTCTCCGCCGCGGGCGAGGTCTGCCTGCGTGTCGGGTTTGCCGCCAACCTCGTGCTGGTGATCGGCAAGCTGCTCGCCGGGGTGATGGGCCAGTCCCAGGCATTGATCGCCGACGGGTTCAACTCCATGCTCGATCTGGTCGCGGGGACCATCGCGCTGATCGGCTACCGTGTCGCCGCCAAGCCGCCCGACCGCGACCATCATTACGGCCACGGCAACGCCGAAACTGTCGCGGCGTTGATCGTCGGCCTGCTCATCGTCGCCACCGGCAGCATCATCGTGCGCGATGCGGTGGTCACGATCTGGGAGGGGACCGCCAGACGTCCGGCGCTCTGGACGGTCTATGTCGCCGTCGCGGTCATCCTGCTGAAACTGGGGCTTTTCCTCTACAGCCACCGTGTCGCCGCGCGCGAGCGCAGTCTGGTGGTGCGCGCCACCGCCACCGATCATCTCTCCGACGTGATCGCCACATTCGGCGTGCTGGTCGGCGTGGCCGGCTCGCAGCTCGGCTATCCGGTGCTCGACCCGGTCGCCGCCTTCTGGGTCGCGGCGGTCATCCTCTATCACGCCTTCAAGATCATCCGCGAAAACACCTTCGTCCTTCTGGGTGGCGCGCCGCCGCAGGAGACCATCGATGATATCGTCGCGACCTTGCGTTCGGTGCCCGGTGTGCTCGGCCTGCACCGCACCAAGGTGCGCACCGCCGGACGCGGCGTGATTGTCGACACGGAAATCCTCGTCGACGGCGGCTTGTCGATTGATGTTGCCCACGATATCGCCAACACCGCCAGCGACACGGTGATGGCCGCCTACCCCGGCGTCTTCGATGTCGTGGTGCATATTGAACCGTACACGCCCGAACGCGATGCCGAGGGCGCCGATCCACTCACTCCGCGCCATCGGATGCCCCGCCCGGAGGCCCGTTGA
- the galT gene encoding galactose-1-phosphate uridylyltransferase yields the protein MPELRKDPISGRWVIIATDRTERPNDFRRVSEARHTDPANCPFCPGNERETPHELVAVRGNGSAPDTPGWQVRAVPNRYPALRIEGDLNREGLGVYDKMNGVGAHEVIIETPNHDEELADLDERRINDVLRVCQWRVSDLMHDERFRYVLLFKNQGQAAGASLEHAHTQLIATPVVPRQVIEELEGARYYFNHRERCIFCDIVRQEISDGERLVDQTPHFVALSPYAARFPFETWILPRGHQPAYWTISEEHRLEFATILRRVLLRQRAALGDPSFNYMVHSSPFGLERDPEYHWHLEIIPRLTSIAGFEWGTGFHINPTSPEEAASVLRQTDWTAALGAAAGLKTQ from the coding sequence ATGCCTGAACTGCGCAAAGATCCGATTAGCGGACGCTGGGTGATCATCGCCACCGATCGCACCGAGCGGCCCAACGATTTTCGACGCGTCTCCGAGGCGCGCCACACCGATCCGGCCAACTGCCCGTTCTGCCCCGGCAACGAGCGCGAGACGCCGCATGAACTGGTCGCGGTGCGCGGCAACGGCTCCGCGCCCGACACCCCGGGCTGGCAGGTGCGCGCCGTGCCCAACCGCTATCCGGCCTTACGCATCGAAGGGGATCTCAACCGCGAGGGACTCGGCGTTTACGACAAGATGAACGGCGTCGGCGCCCATGAGGTCATCATCGAGACCCCCAACCACGACGAAGAACTGGCCGACCTCGATGAACGCCGCATCAACGATGTCCTGCGTGTCTGCCAGTGGCGCGTCAGCGACCTCATGCACGATGAGCGCTTCCGCTATGTCCTGCTGTTCAAAAATCAGGGCCAGGCGGCCGGCGCGTCGCTGGAACACGCACACACGCAACTGATCGCCACGCCGGTCGTGCCGCGGCAGGTGATCGAGGAACTCGAAGGCGCCCGCTACTACTTCAACCACCGCGAGCGCTGCATCTTCTGCGATATCGTGCGGCAGGAGATCTCCGACGGCGAGCGGCTGGTCGACCAGACCCCGCACTTTGTCGCGCTTTCGCCCTATGCCGCCCGGTTCCCGTTTGAGACGTGGATCTTGCCGCGCGGGCATCAGCCGGCCTACTGGACGATCAGCGAGGAACACCGGCTCGAATTCGCCACCATCCTGCGCCGGGTGCTGCTGCGCCAGCGCGCCGCCCTCGGCGATCCATCGTTCAACTACATGGTCCACAGCTCCCCCTTCGGGCTGGAGAGGGATCCCGAGTACCACTGGCACCTGGAAATCATCCCGCGTCTGACCAGCATCGCCGGTTTCGAGTGGGGGACCGGGTTCCACATCAACCCCACCTCGCCGGAGGAAGCCGCCTCCGTCCTGCGCCAGACCGATTGGACCGCCGCCCTCGGCGCCGCAGCCGGCCTCAAGACCCAGTGA
- the glgA gene encoding glycogen synthase GlgA, with protein sequence MRILFATSEVVPFSKTGGLADVAGALPEAIAQLGHEVRVVSPFYAAQFHRDHPTVPHDGLAVSLDFNGIPQTFKLRRPANWKGKAQHYFVEHPNYYSRSGLYVELSTGRDYPDNDVRFAFFSRGILELLSQAKWVPEIIHLNDWQTALAAAYLKLKAAEVPSLQKTRTLLTVHNMAYQGVFPLERFPFLGFDEALAEPMGPFEFFGKINFLKAGLVYADKINTVSPTYAREIQSSSEYGAGLEGILRQRSADLSGILNGVDVEIWNPATDKLIPATYDAAHLEGKAANKRALCEACGFARERWDRPLVGMITRLAEQKGLTLVANAAERLFALDVNLVLLGTGDPALQKTFGAWNESFAGRFRGYFAFDNALAHLIEAGADIFLMPSRYEPCGLNQMYSLRYGTIPVVRATGGLADTVIDADARPEEGNGFVFNDYTEQAMLAALRRAVAAYGDRARWTALQRRGMAADFSWTHAAGEYLRLYQAAIDR encoded by the coding sequence TTGCGTATTCTGTTTGCCACATCGGAAGTGGTGCCCTTCTCCAAGACCGGCGGTCTGGCCGATGTCGCCGGCGCGCTCCCCGAAGCGATCGCGCAACTGGGGCATGAAGTGCGGGTGGTGTCGCCCTTCTATGCCGCTCAGTTTCACCGCGATCATCCGACCGTGCCCCACGACGGCCTGGCGGTGTCGCTTGACTTCAATGGCATCCCGCAGACGTTCAAGCTGCGCCGCCCCGCCAACTGGAAAGGGAAGGCCCAGCATTATTTCGTCGAGCACCCCAATTACTACTCGCGTTCCGGCCTGTATGTGGAACTCTCAACCGGCCGCGACTACCCCGACAACGATGTCCGGTTCGCCTTCTTCTCCCGCGGCATCCTCGAGCTGCTGTCGCAGGCGAAGTGGGTGCCCGAAATCATCCATCTCAACGACTGGCAGACCGCGCTCGCGGCGGCGTATCTGAAACTGAAGGCCGCCGAGGTGCCATCGCTGCAGAAGACCCGCACGCTCCTGACCGTGCACAACATGGCGTATCAGGGGGTATTCCCGCTCGAACGGTTTCCGTTTCTCGGCTTCGATGAGGCGTTGGCCGAGCCGATGGGGCCGTTTGAGTTTTTCGGCAAGATCAACTTCCTGAAGGCCGGTCTGGTCTACGCCGACAAGATCAACACCGTCTCGCCGACCTACGCCCGCGAGATTCAGTCCTCCTCCGAATACGGAGCCGGGCTGGAGGGGATCCTGCGCCAGCGTTCCGCCGACTTGTCCGGCATCCTCAACGGCGTTGATGTGGAGATCTGGAACCCGGCGACCGACAAACTGATCCCCGCCACTTACGACGCCGCGCATCTCGAGGGCAAGGCGGCCAACAAGCGGGCGCTCTGCGAGGCCTGTGGCTTCGCCAGGGAGCGCTGGGACCGTCCACTGGTCGGCATGATCACCCGGTTGGCCGAGCAGAAGGGACTCACACTGGTGGCCAACGCCGCCGAACGGCTCTTCGCGCTTGATGTCAATCTGGTCCTGTTGGGCACCGGTGATCCGGCGCTGCAGAAGACATTCGGGGCCTGGAACGAGAGCTTCGCCGGCCGTTTCCGCGGCTATTTTGCCTTCGACAATGCGCTGGCGCACCTGATCGAGGCGGGCGCCGACATCTTCCTGATGCCCAGCCGCTATGAGCCCTGCGGACTCAACCAGATGTACAGTCTGCGCTATGGCACCATCCCGGTGGTCCGTGCCACCGGCGGCCTGGCCGACACCGTCATAGACGCCGATGCCCGTCCCGAGGAGGGCAACGGCTTTGTATTCAACGACTACACCGAACAGGCGATGCTGGCCGCCCTCCGGCGGGCGGTGGCCGCCTATGGCGACCGGGCGCGCTGGACCGCCCTGCAGCGACGTGGCATGGCCGCCGATTTCTCCTGGACCCATGCCGCCGGCGAGTACCTGCGGCTCTACCAGGCGGCAATCGACCGTTGA
- the greA gene encoding transcription elongation factor GreA, with the protein MSDAHGPVYLSPEGHKKLTEELKRLKTVDRPQIVAEISRARDHGDLSENAEYHAAKERQVHLERKIAELEFKLSRARVVESTADDGRAYLMSFVRVRDLRSGEEIKYQLVSPEEADFDLDRISIKSPVGAGLLGKTAGDKVTIKVPAGELAYEVLEVTRGD; encoded by the coding sequence ATGAGCGACGCGCACGGCCCCGTTTATCTTTCGCCCGAAGGGCACAAGAAGCTCACCGAGGAGCTCAAACGGCTCAAGACGGTGGACCGTCCGCAAATCGTGGCCGAAATCTCCCGCGCCCGCGACCACGGCGACCTGTCGGAGAACGCCGAATACCACGCCGCCAAGGAGCGCCAGGTCCACCTCGAGCGCAAAATCGCCGAACTGGAATTCAAACTTTCCCGCGCCCGTGTGGTCGAATCGACCGCCGACGATGGCCGTGCCTATCTGATGTCGTTTGTCCGCGTCCGCGACCTCAGATCCGGCGAGGAGATCAAATATCAGCTGGTCTCGCCGGAGGAAGCCGATTTCGATTTGGATCGCATCTCGATCAAATCTCCGGTCGGCGCCGGCCTGTTGGGCAAGACAGCCGGGGACAAGGTAACGATCAAGGTCCCCGCCGGCGAACTGGCCTACGAAGTTCTCGAAGTCACCCGCGGCGACTGA
- a CDS encoding T9SS type A sorting domain-containing protein: protein MRGSHTMKTVMRVPSRLPRWTVLTLCLALLAPMAQAQAGDVLTPPKPPRSLPPGGSTEQTIPLSQPVVTLSTDKPAYLPGEMVIISGTGFETGETVELKIRLSDGSYSDTWNVDAAIGGKFDTYWYLPVSSPLGDQMTSEASGLSSGLAAEATFVAGSSVLKWKTLIPDSTCPDGYFPACVCLGQSCGDEFVEPLANRPIIFYLALGDCADPDSAIIADTVYTDAFGNACSWISAPSLAGNYTLRAKYEGEAAPSPCPMPGNNACDPTSGDAAVRCTDINGTSLCHTLNVTNSPNHPPTINFGLNAWYDICVPVELCITYNLTDPDGLGGLYEENLSGFGEFRDQVNGIYFTPDTSGVYVLIAKTTDPCGAFDIDTVVITIDMNDPPSIAFGPDLYYACQPPPGAICLPYTVADPDGFAGAHETLVSGPGTIDPTANKVCFTPAGPGVYTFIARITDTCSLFDQDTIVVTIGGANPPTISFGNDTSITLCQPGPICLPYAVSDPDGLQGLIESQVAGPGAIDTLNNRVCFDATTNGTHTIIARVVDSCGGVDYDTIVVNVTVGGPPTIAFGADFGTGGCTPSQICVPYTVSDPQGLAGLMESLVTGPAGAVIDTLQNRVCFTPPVSGTYTVIAKVTDPCGAEDRDTIRVTVTLNSPPVVTFGPDSTIRQCALGPVCVTYGVSDANGPAGIIETLVSAPAGATFDAANNRVCFTPTGEGLYTVIVKAKDPCNAEDADTIVVRIDVNDPPVVTGPADTTIFLCASDTVCVGPFAATDPNANIATLAASLGWIDGARVCFAPDTAGYYRIIVCATDSCAAQDCDTVVARIVLNAGPVCNIPGDTAIVECFASPLCLPVSATDIDGNLVGCELVSGPGVLAQGQWCYTPAGDESFDVVIRCADACGAVCEDTFTVSFNLNEPPICEFNTPVPPACLPETAFVSFAVTDPEGKLDTCIITSGPGWLSGTTWFYEPGPGETVNVTICCYDECGDSCCISFTLTYPVPQPPVCQIPSLDTTFTICTPTQVCIPISATSANPPVVCSLVAGVGTLSNGQWCYTPSGTEVDTITVHCTDICGESCEQTFIARFNINSPPTITLATDRSEELCTAQNPVCVTYTVSDPNGFAGLVESLVSGPTGAAIDTALNKICFSPTAPGAYTFIARVQDACGAFDLDTAVITITPSTPPNCNLPGNTIVRVCGSQPICLPVSATADDVPVNCVVTSGPGAVANGFWCYTPTAPGVVNVTITCTDACGATCSGSFQVDIRFNGPPTIAFGNDSSLFQCAPTLICLPYTVSDPDVPAKWTESIISAPPGATIDTVANRVCFTPPGAGAHTIIARVTDSCGLFDQDTIVVTVNLNDPPVIAFGRDTSVFQCAAQPICLPYTVNDPDGLAGLVETKLSGPGAIDTAANRVCFTPTGSGVSTIIVKVADPCGLFDQDTINVTVTLNQPPVCNLPRDTTIFQCAPTPVCLPVSATDPDGNFKVCTLTAGPGTLTNGQWCYTPTGDQEVTVSVMCADSCNAACEGSFKVNFVINDPPVCNIPGDTTFTFLCSLATIQLPVGASDPNNNLRSCAITSGPGELLGGFWTFTPTEPGQYCVTIACTDSCNQTCQSSFCVTVNLNTEDCNCIFKLTIGGEEPTDGLNGQAVTVPIVLQFAKEQMGGFDLLLCYDETGIFLTQVAKGPSLAAWEYFTYRLGVFGNCVGGCPSGIIRLIGITDMNNGKPITDPNAWKPVGTIANLTFVLTSDRNFIGQCIPIYWCWFQCGDNAISSRTGDTLFIEETYDFDSCQSNAKADPVPGICFENGRICILEPPDDRGDLNLNGIANEIGDAVLYTNFFIYGNSVWDPIWKDVQILASDINDDGLVLTIADLVYLIRIITGDEQPYPPGGHPKLATASPVAISTDAVGEALSIRWDSELDIGGAHFIVDLPEGATVGEVTLAPEAANMKVRAHRDGNQLRLLVYSDTTEIIPAGSRQIVSIAMTHANEAVLSTHDLATSDGWVMPSLVNTAKAALPTEFTVAQNYPNPFNAGTIIRFGTNVATDYTLAIYDILGRRVWGAAGHSEAGWVEVEWNGRDEHGNSLASGLYLYRVQTASGVQTRKMTLLK, encoded by the coding sequence ATGCGAGGTTCCCATACCATGAAGACCGTCATGCGTGTCCCTTCGCGACTGCCGCGCTGGACAGTCCTGACGCTTTGTCTGGCCCTGCTTGCGCCGATGGCGCAGGCGCAGGCCGGCGATGTGCTCACACCGCCCAAGCCGCCGCGGTCGCTCCCGCCGGGAGGCTCGACGGAGCAGACTATTCCGCTCAGCCAGCCGGTGGTCACGCTTTCGACCGACAAACCCGCCTACCTGCCGGGGGAAATGGTCATCATCAGCGGCACCGGTTTTGAGACCGGCGAGACGGTCGAGTTGAAAATCCGCTTAAGCGACGGCAGTTATTCCGACACCTGGAATGTCGACGCCGCGATCGGCGGGAAATTCGATACGTACTGGTACCTCCCGGTGTCCTCCCCGCTGGGCGACCAGATGACCAGCGAAGCCAGCGGCCTGAGTTCGGGGCTGGCGGCCGAGGCCACGTTCGTGGCCGGCAGCTCGGTGCTCAAGTGGAAGACGCTGATTCCGGACAGCACCTGCCCGGATGGTTATTTCCCGGCCTGTGTCTGTCTGGGGCAATCGTGCGGCGATGAGTTCGTGGAGCCGCTGGCCAATCGGCCGATCATCTTCTACCTCGCTTTGGGCGACTGCGCCGATCCGGATTCGGCGATCATCGCCGACACCGTCTACACCGATGCATTCGGAAACGCCTGCAGCTGGATCAGCGCGCCGTCGCTGGCCGGCAACTACACGCTGCGGGCCAAGTACGAGGGCGAGGCCGCGCCGTCCCCCTGCCCGATGCCGGGGAACAACGCCTGCGATCCGACCAGCGGCGATGCGGCGGTGCGGTGCACCGACATCAACGGCACGTCGTTGTGCCACACGCTCAACGTCACCAACAGCCCGAATCATCCGCCGACGATCAACTTCGGCTTGAACGCCTGGTATGACATCTGCGTGCCGGTCGAACTCTGCATCACCTACAATCTCACCGACCCGGACGGGCTCGGCGGGTTGTACGAGGAGAATCTCTCCGGCTTCGGCGAGTTCCGCGACCAGGTCAATGGCATCTACTTTACGCCCGACACGTCGGGTGTCTATGTCCTGATCGCCAAGACCACCGATCCATGCGGCGCCTTTGACATCGACACGGTGGTGATCACCATCGACATGAATGATCCGCCGTCGATCGCCTTCGGTCCGGATCTGTATTACGCCTGCCAGCCGCCGCCGGGAGCGATCTGCCTGCCCTATACGGTCGCCGACCCGGACGGCTTCGCGGGCGCGCATGAGACGCTGGTCTCCGGCCCCGGCACGATCGATCCGACCGCCAACAAGGTCTGTTTCACGCCGGCCGGACCGGGCGTCTATACCTTCATCGCCCGCATCACCGACACATGCAGTCTGTTCGATCAGGATACCATTGTGGTCACCATCGGCGGGGCCAATCCGCCGACCATCAGCTTCGGCAACGACACCTCCATCACGCTCTGCCAGCCCGGTCCGATCTGCCTGCCCTACGCCGTGTCGGATCCGGATGGCTTGCAGGGGCTGATCGAGTCGCAGGTGGCCGGGCCCGGCGCGATCGACACGCTGAACAACCGGGTGTGCTTCGATGCGACGACCAACGGCACGCACACGATCATTGCGCGTGTTGTCGATTCGTGCGGCGGCGTCGATTACGACACGATTGTGGTCAATGTGACCGTCGGCGGGCCGCCGACGATCGCCTTCGGCGCCGACTTCGGCACCGGCGGCTGCACACCGTCGCAGATCTGCGTTCCCTACACCGTCTCCGACCCGCAGGGTCTGGCGGGATTGATGGAATCGCTGGTCACCGGTCCGGCCGGAGCGGTGATCGACACGCTTCAGAACCGTGTCTGTTTCACGCCGCCGGTGAGCGGGACGTATACGGTCATCGCCAAGGTGACCGATCCGTGCGGCGCCGAGGACCGTGACACGATCCGGGTAACCGTTACGCTCAACAGCCCGCCGGTAGTGACCTTCGGTCCCGACTCGACGATCCGCCAGTGCGCGCTCGGCCCGGTCTGTGTGACCTATGGCGTCTCGGACGCCAACGGCCCGGCGGGAATCATCGAAACGCTGGTCTCCGCTCCTGCGGGCGCGACATTTGATGCCGCCAACAACCGCGTCTGCTTCACCCCGACCGGCGAAGGACTCTATACGGTCATCGTCAAGGCCAAGGACCCGTGCAACGCCGAGGACGCCGACACGATCGTGGTGCGCATCGACGTCAACGATCCGCCGGTCGTGACCGGCCCGGCCGACACGACAATCTTCCTGTGCGCTTCCGACACGGTCTGCGTGGGGCCCTTTGCCGCCACCGACCCGAACGCGAACATCGCAACGCTGGCCGCGTCACTGGGTTGGATCGACGGGGCTCGGGTCTGCTTTGCGCCCGACACCGCCGGGTACTACCGCATCATCGTTTGCGCGACCGATTCGTGCGCGGCGCAGGACTGCGACACCGTGGTGGCGCGGATCGTCCTGAATGCCGGCCCGGTCTGCAACATCCCGGGCGACACCGCGATTGTCGAATGCTTCGCCTCGCCGTTGTGCCTGCCGGTTTCGGCGACCGACATCGACGGCAACCTGGTGGGTTGCGAGCTGGTGAGCGGCCCGGGTGTGCTGGCGCAGGGGCAGTGGTGCTACACGCCAGCCGGCGATGAGTCGTTCGATGTCGTCATTCGCTGCGCCGATGCCTGCGGCGCGGTCTGCGAGGACACGTTCACGGTCAGCTTCAATCTCAACGAGCCGCCGATCTGCGAGTTCAACACGCCGGTGCCGCCGGCCTGCTTGCCGGAGACGGCGTTTGTCTCGTTCGCGGTGACCGATCCGGAAGGCAAGCTCGACACCTGCATCATCACCTCGGGACCGGGCTGGCTGTCGGGGACGACCTGGTTCTATGAACCCGGCCCCGGCGAGACGGTCAACGTCACGATCTGCTGCTACGACGAGTGCGGCGACTCCTGCTGCATCTCGTTTACGCTGACCTATCCGGTGCCGCAACCGCCGGTCTGCCAGATCCCGTCGCTGGACACGACCTTCACCATCTGCACGCCGACGCAGGTTTGCATTCCGATCTCGGCCACCAGCGCCAATCCGCCGGTGGTCTGCAGTCTGGTTGCCGGGGTGGGCACGTTGTCCAACGGGCAGTGGTGCTACACGCCGTCCGGGACCGAAGTCGACACGATCACGGTGCACTGCACCGACATCTGCGGCGAGTCCTGCGAGCAGACCTTCATTGCCCGCTTCAACATCAACAGCCCGCCGACGATCACGCTGGCGACCGACCGCTCCGAGGAGCTTTGCACGGCGCAGAATCCGGTCTGCGTGACCTACACCGTCAGCGACCCGAACGGCTTTGCCGGTCTGGTGGAATCGCTGGTTTCCGGCCCGACGGGCGCGGCGATCGACACGGCGCTCAACAAGATCTGCTTCTCCCCGACCGCGCCGGGCGCTTACACCTTCATCGCGCGGGTGCAGGATGCCTGCGGGGCGTTTGACCTCGACACGGCGGTGATCACGATCACGCCGTCAACGCCGCCGAACTGCAACCTGCCGGGCAACACAATCGTGCGGGTCTGCGGTTCGCAGCCGATCTGTCTGCCGGTCTCGGCGACGGCCGATGACGTCCCGGTCAATTGCGTGGTCACCTCCGGTCCGGGCGCGGTCGCCAATGGATTCTGGTGCTATACACCGACAGCCCCGGGGGTTGTCAACGTGACAATCACCTGCACCGATGCCTGCGGCGCGACCTGCTCCGGCTCGTTCCAAGTGGACATCCGCTTCAACGGTCCGCCGACGATCGCCTTCGGTAATGATTCGTCGCTGTTCCAATGCGCGCCGACGCTGATCTGCCTGCCGTACACGGTTTCCGATCCGGATGTCCCGGCCAAGTGGACCGAGTCGATTATCAGCGCGCCGCCCGGCGCGACGATCGACACCGTCGCCAACCGTGTCTGCTTCACGCCGCCGGGAGCCGGCGCGCACACGATCATTGCGCGCGTCACCGATTCCTGCGGGCTGTTTGATCAGGACACGATTGTCGTGACCGTCAATCTCAATGATCCGCCGGTCATCGCCTTCGGGCGCGACACGTCGGTCTTCCAGTGCGCCGCGCAGCCGATCTGCCTGCCGTACACGGTCAACGATCCGGACGGTCTGGCGGGGTTGGTCGAGACCAAGTTGTCCGGCCCGGGCGCCATCGACACCGCGGCCAACCGGGTCTGCTTCACGCCGACCGGCTCGGGGGTCTCGACGATCATCGTCAAGGTCGCCGATCCGTGCGGGCTGTTCGATCAGGACACGATCAACGTCACGGTCACGTTGAATCAGCCGCCGGTCTGCAACCTGCCGCGCGACACGACGATCTTCCAGTGCGCGCCGACACCGGTCTGTCTGCCGGTCTCGGCGACCGACCCCGACGGCAATTTCAAGGTCTGCACGCTGACCGCCGGGCCGGGAACGCTGACCAACGGGCAGTGGTGTTACACGCCGACCGGCGATCAGGAGGTCACGGTGTCGGTGATGTGCGCCGACTCGTGCAACGCCGCCTGCGAGGGCAGTTTCAAGGTCAACTTCGTCATCAACGATCCGCCGGTGTGCAACATCCCCGGCGACACGACCTTCACCTTCCTCTGCTCGCTGGCCACGATCCAACTGCCGGTGGGGGCGAGCGACCCGAACAACAACCTGCGCAGTTGCGCGATCACCAGCGGTCCGGGCGAATTGCTCGGCGGTTTCTGGACCTTCACGCCGACCGAGCCGGGCCAGTACTGCGTGACCATCGCCTGCACCGACTCGTGCAATCAGACCTGCCAGTCGTCGTTCTGCGTGACGGTCAATCTCAACACCGAAGACTGCAACTGCATCTTCAAGTTGACCATCGGCGGCGAGGAGCCGACCGACGGGCTCAACGGGCAGGCGGTCACGGTGCCGATTGTCCTGCAGTTTGCCAAGGAACAGATGGGCGGCTTCGATCTGCTGCTCTGCTATGACGAGACCGGCATCTTCCTCACCCAGGTGGCCAAGGGGCCGTCGCTGGCGGCGTGGGAGTACTTCACCTACCGTCTGGGCGTCTTCGGCAACTGCGTCGGCGGCTGCCCGTCGGGGATCATCCGCCTGATCGGCATCACCGACATGAACAACGGCAAGCCGATCACCGACCCGAACGCGTGGAAGCCGGTCGGCACGATCGCCAATCTGACCTTTGTGCTGACCAGCGACCGCAACTTCATCGGCCAGTGCATCCCGATCTACTGGTGCTGGTTCCAGTGCGGCGACAACGCGATCTCCAGCCGCACCGGCGACACGCTGTTCATCGAGGAGACGTACGATTTCGACAGCTGCCAGAGCAACGCCAAGGCCGACCCGGTTCCGGGCATCTGCTTTGAGAACGGCCGTATCTGCATCCTCGAGCCGCCCGATGACCGCGGCGACCTGAATCTCAACGGCATCGCCAACGAGATCGGCGACGCGGTGCTCTACACGAACTTCTTCATCTACGGCAACTCGGTCTGGGATCCGATCTGGAAGGATGTCCAGATCCTGGCGTCGGACATCAATGACGACGGCCTGGTGCTCACCATCGCCGATTTGGTCTACCTCATCCGCATCATTACCGGCGATGAACAGCCCTATCCTCCGGGCGGCCATCCGAAGCTGGCCACGGCGTCGCCGGTGGCGATCTCGACCGACGCGGTCGGCGAGGCGCTCTCGATCCGCTGGGATTCCGAGCTGGATATCGGCGGCGCGCACTTCATCGTCGATCTGCCCGAGGGGGCGACGGTGGGCGAAGTGACGCTCGCGCCGGAGGCGGCCAACATGAAGGTGCGCGCCCATCGCGACGGCAACCAGCTGCGTCTGCTGGTCTACAGCGACACGACCGAGATCATCCCGGCCGGGTCGCGTCAGATTGTGTCGATCGCGATGACGCACGCCAACGAGGCGGTCCTGTCGACGCATGATCTGGCCACATCCGACGGCTGGGTCATGCCGTCGCTGGTCAACACCGCCAAGGCGGCGTTGCCGACCGAATTCACCGTGGCACAGAACTACCCGAATCCGTTCAACGCCGGCACGATCATCCGCTTCGGCACCAACGTGGCGACCGATTACACTCTGGCCATCTACGACATCCTCGGCCGCCGCGTCTGGGGCGCCGCCGGGCACAGCGAAGCCGGTTGGGTGGAAGTCGAGTGGAATGGCCGTGATGAGCACGGCAACTCGCTGGCCTCCGGGTTGTATCTCTACCGGGTGCAGACCGCGTCCGGCGTGCAGACACGCAAAATGACTTTGCTGAAGTAG